One window of Etheostoma spectabile isolate EspeVRDwgs_2016 chromosome 6, UIUC_Espe_1.0, whole genome shotgun sequence genomic DNA carries:
- the gpn2 gene encoding GPN-loop GTPase 2, whose product MSSQTGATPSLRFGQVVIGPPGSGKTTYCQGMQEFLTRMGRKVVVVNMDPANEQLPYSCAVNISELVTLDDVMEGLKLGPNGGLLYCMEYVEANLDWLENKLIQHNDCYFLFDCPGQVELYTHQSSVKNIFSQLVKWNFRLTAVHLVDSHYCADPAKFISVLCTSLSTMLHVELPHVNILSKMDLIEQYGKLAFNLDFYTEVMDLTYLLDHLAADPFFKKFHRLNVKLAEVIQDYSLVSFVPLNVQDRESMIQVLRTVDKANGYCFGDLEERNLQAMMSAAVGADFQFDSTLGVQERYVETSGKTVEEEMLDL is encoded by the exons ATGTCCAGCCAGACCGGAGCAACGCCCTCCCTGCGCTTCGGCCAGGTGGTCATTGGACCCCCAGGCTCAGGAAAAACCACTTACTGTCAAGGAATGCAGGAGTTCCTGACTCGCATGGGGCGCAAGGTGGTTGTGGTGAACATGGACCCCGCCAACGAACAACTACCGTATTCCTGTGCGGTGAATATCTCAGAGCTGGTCACTCTGGACGATGTCATGGAGGGTTTGAAGCTTGGGCCCAACGGCGGGCTCCTCTACTGTATGGAGTATGTTGAAGCAAATCTGGACTGGTTAGAAAACAAGCTGATACAGCACAATGACTGTTATTTCTTGTTTGACTGTCCTGGACAAGTGGAGCTCTACACCCACCAAAGTTCAGTAAAGAATATATTCTCACAGCTGGTCAAGTGGAATTTTAGG CTCACGGCAGTGCACCTTGTGGACTCTCACTACTGCGCTGACCCAGCCAAGTTCATCTCTGTGCTGTGTACCTCCCTGTCCACCATGCTGCATGTGGAGCTTCCACACGTCAACATCCTCTCCAAGATGGACTTGATTGAGCAGTATGGCAAACTGG CCTTCAACCTTGACTTCTACACTGAAGTCATGGACCTGACCTATCTTCTTGATCATCTGGCTGCAgaccccttttttaaaaaattccaCCGTCTAAATGTGAAGTTGGCAGAGGTCATACAAGATTACAGCCTTGTCTCCTTTGTGCCTCTCAATGTACAG GACAGAGAGAGCATGATTCAGGTCTTACGAACAGTGGACAAAGCCAATGGCTACTGCTTTGGAGACCTAGAGGAGAGGAATCTACAGGCTATGATGTCAGCTGCTGTGGGGGCAGACTTCCAGTTTGACTC TACTCTTGGAGTGCAAGAGCGGTATGTTGAAACCAGTGGAAAGACTGTAGAGGAGGAAATGCTGGATCTATAA